A stretch of Motacilla alba alba isolate MOTALB_02 chromosome 18, Motacilla_alba_V1.0_pri, whole genome shotgun sequence DNA encodes these proteins:
- the FADS6 gene encoding fatty acid desaturase 6 isoform X1: MASAGRATEPGLAREMPLEDGDPVRPRERQVNGEVSGIPRLRGMGDPSLRVTTAAGGSRTDVMAEGWERGAALGDGDVTPGGAPQRALQPEEALMTELSELVQKVVKRSSWWERHGVDISILACSFLLLPAGFLCLRSAQAIPFLAGVLTLGVVHHTLTVKGSHLASHNALTESKSWSKVWAIFFIELCSAFTVEQATYNHVKIHHGYTNVIGLGDSSTWKLPFLNRYVYMFIAPLAVPILTPLVALDLLRNVEWKAALRTLCCMFLGFYCHYWLLLHVSGFQSPWSALLCMLVTRSLLAHPYIHVNIFQHIGLPMFAADRKPKRIHLMSLGVLNLPRNPLLDWSFGHSLISCHVEHHLFPSLSDNMCLKIKPIVSQYLKQKKLPYNEDTYSSRLWLFLQRYEELMVHAPPITELVGIQ, translated from the exons ATGGCCAGCGCCGGGAGAGCCACCGAGCCGGGGCTGGC CAGGGAGATGCCGCTGGAGGATGGGGACCCGGTGAGGCCGAGGGAACGGCAGGTCAACGGTGAGGTCAGCGGTATCCCCCGGCTCAGGGGGATGGGGGACCCCTCGCTCCGGGTCACGACggcagctggtggcagcaggacagacgtgatggcagagggctgggagcGGGGGGCGGCTCTGGGTGATGGGGATGTGACCCCTGGGGGAGCCCCACAGCGAGCGTTGCAGCCCGAGGAAGCCCTGATGACTGAGCTTTCGGAGCTGGTGCAGAAGGTGGTGAAGAGAAGCAGCTGGTGGGAACGGCACGGTGTGGACATCAGCATCCTTGcctgcagcttcctcctcctcccagcag GGTTCCTGTGCCTGCGGTCGGCCCAGGCCATCCCTTTCCTGGCGGGTGTCCTCACCCTTGGCGTGGTGCATCACACCCTGACCGTCAAGGGCAGCCACCTGGCCAGCCACAATGCCTTGACTGAGTCCAAGTCCTGGAGCAAAGTGTGGGCTATCTTCTTCATTGAG ctctgctcagctttcACAGTCGAGCAGGCCACCTACAACCATGTGAAGATCCACCACGGCTACACCAATGTCATTGGCCTGGGGGACTCCAGCACGTGGAAACTTCCTTTCCTGAACCGCTACGTCTACATGTTCATCGCTCCTCTCGCAGTGCCCATCCTAACCCCTCTAGTTGCACTTG ATTTATTGAGGAACGTGGAGTGGAAGGCAGCTCTCCGGACCCTCTGCTGCATGTTTCTGGGGTTTTACTGCCATTACTGGCTCCTGCTCCATGTCTCAGGCTTCCAGTCGCCGTGGTCCGCCCTGCTCTGCATGCTGGTCACCCGTTCCCTCCTGGCCCATCCCTACATCCATGTCAACATATTCCAG CACATTGGCCTCCCCATGTTCGCGGCCGACCGCAAACCCAAGCGGATCCACCTCATGAGCCTGGGTGTCCTCAACCTGCCCCGCAACCCCCTCCTCGACTGGTCCTTCGGCCACTCGCTCATCAGCTGCCATGTGGAGCACCACCTCTTCCCCAGCCTCTCTGACAACATGTGCCTGAAG ATCAAACCCATCGTCTCCCAGTACCTGAAGCAAAAGAAGCTGCCCTACAATGAGGACACCtacagctccaggctctggctcTTCCTCCAGAGATACGAGGAGCTGATGGTCCATGCTCCCCCCATAACGGAGCTGGTGGGCATCCAGTGA
- the FDXR gene encoding NADPH:adrenodoxin oxidoreductase, mitochondrial isoform X2 yields MAGAGGRAPLGLRRWLSSAAPAPRVCVVGSGPAGFYTAQHILKHHGGALVDIYEKLPVPFGLVRFGVAPDHPEVKNVINTFTQTARSERCTYYGNVTVGRDVTVPELQQAYHAVVLSYGAEDSRVLGIPGENLPGVYSARAFVGWYNGLPENQDLKPDLTCETALILGHGNVALDIARILLSPLQLLRKTDITDSSLAALACSKVKRVWLVGRRGPLQVAFTIKELREMINVPGARAVLDPADFVGLESAVKDAPRPRKRLTELMIKTALEKPVEMQAAAAPREWGLKFQRSPQEVLPSADGRRARGIRMALTRLEGSGDSAKAIPTGDVEELECGLVLSSIGYRSLPLDPAVPFDSQRGVIPNSSGRVEGVPGLYCSGWVKRGPTGVIITTMNDSFDTAQSLLEDLQGGVLDISPSREGFGLVESILHSRGVRPVSFSDWEKIDAAEVARGKAAGKPREKIVDPAEMLRIIGH; encoded by the exons ATGGCCGGCGCGGGGGGCCGAGCCCCGCTGG GTCTGCGGCGGTGGCTCTCCTCGGCTGCCCCGGCGCCTCGGGTCTGCGTGGTGGGCAGCGGCCCCGCCGGCTTCTATACGGCTCAGCACATCCTCAAG caccacGGTGGGGCCCTGGTGGACATCTACGAGAAGCTGCCTGTACCCTTCGGGCTCGTCCGTTTTGGAGTGGCCCCAGACCACCCCGAGGTGAAG AACGTGATCAACACCTTCACGCAGACGGCGCGCTCGGAGCGCTGCACCTACTACGGGAACGTCACCGTGGGAAGGGACGTGACAGTGCCGGAGCTGCAGCAGGCGTACCATGCTGTGGTGCTG AGTTATGGTGCTGAAGACAGCCGGGTCCTGGGGATCCCAGGGGAGAACCTCCCTGGTGTTTACTCAGCCCGAGCATTCGTGGGCTGGTACAACGGGCTGCCCGAGAACCAGGAT CTAAAGCCTGACCTGACCTGTGAGACAGCGCTGATTCTGGGTCATGGCAATGTGGCATTGGACATTGCCCGCATCTTGCTGtccccactgcagctcctcagg AAGACAGACATCACTGacagctccctggcagctctTGCCTGCAGCAAGGTGAAGCGTGTCTGGCTGGTTGGGAGGAGGGGACCTCTCCAAGTCGCTTTCACCATCAAG GAGCTGCGGGAGATGATAAATGTGCCTGGTGCCAGAGCTGTCCTGGACCCTGCCGACTTCGTAGGCCTCGAAAGTGCTGTCAAAG ATGCTCCCAGGCCCAGGAAGCGACTGACTGAGCTGATGATCAAAACAGCCCTGGAGAAGCCAGTGGAGATGCAGGCGGCAGCAGCCCCCCGGGAGTGGGGGCTGAAGTTCCAGCGCAGCCCCCAGGAAGTGCTGCCCAGTGCTGACGGGAGGAGGGCGAGGGGCATCCGCATGGCCCTGACCCGCCTGGAG GGCTCAGGTGACTCTGCCAAGGCCATTCCCACTGGAGATGTGGAGGAGCTGGAGTGTGGGCTGGTGCTTAGCAGCATTGGCTACCGGAGCCTGCCGCTGGACCCGGCTGTGCCCTTTGACAGCCAACGCGGGGTCATCCCCAACAGCTCGGGCAGAGTGGAGGGTGTCCCAG GTCTGTACTGCAGCGGGTGGGTGAAGAGAGGACCTACAGGTGTGATCATCACCACCATGAACGACAGCTTTGACACTGCCCAGTCTCTGCTGGAGGATCTCCAGGGGGGTGTGCTGGATATATCCCCTTCCAGAGAAGGCTTTGGGCTTGTGGAGAGCATCCTGCACAGCCGAG GGGTCCGTCCTGTTTCCTTCTCGGACTGGGAGAAGATTGATGCTGCTGAAGTAGCAAGAGGCAAAGCTGCTGGCAAACCCAGGGAGAAGATCGTGGATCCTGCGGAGATGCTGCGGATCATTGGTCACTAA
- the FDXR gene encoding NADPH:adrenodoxin oxidoreductase, mitochondrial isoform X1 gives MAGAGGRAPLGLRRWLSSAAPAPRVCVVGSGPAGFYTAQHILKHHGGALVDIYEKLPVPFGLVRFGVAPDHPEVKNVINTFTQTARSERCTYYGNVTVGRDVTVPELQQAYHAVVLSYGAEDSRVLGIPGENLPGVYSARAFVGWYNGLPENQDLKPDLTCETALILGHGNVALDIARILLSPLQLLRKTDITDSSLAALACSKVKRVWLVGRRGPLQVAFTIKELREMINVPGARAVLDPADFVGLESAVKGEGSVPCFSRLGLTLADAPRPRKRLTELMIKTALEKPVEMQAAAAPREWGLKFQRSPQEVLPSADGRRARGIRMALTRLEGSGDSAKAIPTGDVEELECGLVLSSIGYRSLPLDPAVPFDSQRGVIPNSSGRVEGVPGLYCSGWVKRGPTGVIITTMNDSFDTAQSLLEDLQGGVLDISPSREGFGLVESILHSRGVRPVSFSDWEKIDAAEVARGKAAGKPREKIVDPAEMLRIIGH, from the exons ATGGCCGGCGCGGGGGGCCGAGCCCCGCTGG GTCTGCGGCGGTGGCTCTCCTCGGCTGCCCCGGCGCCTCGGGTCTGCGTGGTGGGCAGCGGCCCCGCCGGCTTCTATACGGCTCAGCACATCCTCAAG caccacGGTGGGGCCCTGGTGGACATCTACGAGAAGCTGCCTGTACCCTTCGGGCTCGTCCGTTTTGGAGTGGCCCCAGACCACCCCGAGGTGAAG AACGTGATCAACACCTTCACGCAGACGGCGCGCTCGGAGCGCTGCACCTACTACGGGAACGTCACCGTGGGAAGGGACGTGACAGTGCCGGAGCTGCAGCAGGCGTACCATGCTGTGGTGCTG AGTTATGGTGCTGAAGACAGCCGGGTCCTGGGGATCCCAGGGGAGAACCTCCCTGGTGTTTACTCAGCCCGAGCATTCGTGGGCTGGTACAACGGGCTGCCCGAGAACCAGGAT CTAAAGCCTGACCTGACCTGTGAGACAGCGCTGATTCTGGGTCATGGCAATGTGGCATTGGACATTGCCCGCATCTTGCTGtccccactgcagctcctcagg AAGACAGACATCACTGacagctccctggcagctctTGCCTGCAGCAAGGTGAAGCGTGTCTGGCTGGTTGGGAGGAGGGGACCTCTCCAAGTCGCTTTCACCATCAAG GAGCTGCGGGAGATGATAAATGTGCCTGGTGCCAGAGCTGTCCTGGACCCTGCCGACTTCGTAGGCCTCGAAAGTGCTGTCAAAGGTGAGGGAAGTGTGCCATGCTTCTCCAGGCTTGGACTCACCTTGGCAG ATGCTCCCAGGCCCAGGAAGCGACTGACTGAGCTGATGATCAAAACAGCCCTGGAGAAGCCAGTGGAGATGCAGGCGGCAGCAGCCCCCCGGGAGTGGGGGCTGAAGTTCCAGCGCAGCCCCCAGGAAGTGCTGCCCAGTGCTGACGGGAGGAGGGCGAGGGGCATCCGCATGGCCCTGACCCGCCTGGAG GGCTCAGGTGACTCTGCCAAGGCCATTCCCACTGGAGATGTGGAGGAGCTGGAGTGTGGGCTGGTGCTTAGCAGCATTGGCTACCGGAGCCTGCCGCTGGACCCGGCTGTGCCCTTTGACAGCCAACGCGGGGTCATCCCCAACAGCTCGGGCAGAGTGGAGGGTGTCCCAG GTCTGTACTGCAGCGGGTGGGTGAAGAGAGGACCTACAGGTGTGATCATCACCACCATGAACGACAGCTTTGACACTGCCCAGTCTCTGCTGGAGGATCTCCAGGGGGGTGTGCTGGATATATCCCCTTCCAGAGAAGGCTTTGGGCTTGTGGAGAGCATCCTGCACAGCCGAG GGGTCCGTCCTGTTTCCTTCTCGGACTGGGAGAAGATTGATGCTGCTGAAGTAGCAAGAGGCAAAGCTGCTGGCAAACCCAGGGAGAAGATCGTGGATCCTGCGGAGATGCTGCGGATCATTGGTCACTAA
- the FADS6 gene encoding fatty acid desaturase 6 isoform X2 produces the protein MPLEDGDPVRPRERQVNGEVSGIPRLRGMGDPSLRVTTAAGGSRTDVMAEGWERGAALGDGDVTPGGAPQRALQPEEALMTELSELVQKVVKRSSWWERHGVDISILACSFLLLPAGFLCLRSAQAIPFLAGVLTLGVVHHTLTVKGSHLASHNALTESKSWSKVWAIFFIELCSAFTVEQATYNHVKIHHGYTNVIGLGDSSTWKLPFLNRYVYMFIAPLAVPILTPLVALDLLRNVEWKAALRTLCCMFLGFYCHYWLLLHVSGFQSPWSALLCMLVTRSLLAHPYIHVNIFQHIGLPMFAADRKPKRIHLMSLGVLNLPRNPLLDWSFGHSLISCHVEHHLFPSLSDNMCLKIKPIVSQYLKQKKLPYNEDTYSSRLWLFLQRYEELMVHAPPITELVGIQ, from the exons ATGCCGCTGGAGGATGGGGACCCGGTGAGGCCGAGGGAACGGCAGGTCAACGGTGAGGTCAGCGGTATCCCCCGGCTCAGGGGGATGGGGGACCCCTCGCTCCGGGTCACGACggcagctggtggcagcaggacagacgtgatggcagagggctgggagcGGGGGGCGGCTCTGGGTGATGGGGATGTGACCCCTGGGGGAGCCCCACAGCGAGCGTTGCAGCCCGAGGAAGCCCTGATGACTGAGCTTTCGGAGCTGGTGCAGAAGGTGGTGAAGAGAAGCAGCTGGTGGGAACGGCACGGTGTGGACATCAGCATCCTTGcctgcagcttcctcctcctcccagcag GGTTCCTGTGCCTGCGGTCGGCCCAGGCCATCCCTTTCCTGGCGGGTGTCCTCACCCTTGGCGTGGTGCATCACACCCTGACCGTCAAGGGCAGCCACCTGGCCAGCCACAATGCCTTGACTGAGTCCAAGTCCTGGAGCAAAGTGTGGGCTATCTTCTTCATTGAG ctctgctcagctttcACAGTCGAGCAGGCCACCTACAACCATGTGAAGATCCACCACGGCTACACCAATGTCATTGGCCTGGGGGACTCCAGCACGTGGAAACTTCCTTTCCTGAACCGCTACGTCTACATGTTCATCGCTCCTCTCGCAGTGCCCATCCTAACCCCTCTAGTTGCACTTG ATTTATTGAGGAACGTGGAGTGGAAGGCAGCTCTCCGGACCCTCTGCTGCATGTTTCTGGGGTTTTACTGCCATTACTGGCTCCTGCTCCATGTCTCAGGCTTCCAGTCGCCGTGGTCCGCCCTGCTCTGCATGCTGGTCACCCGTTCCCTCCTGGCCCATCCCTACATCCATGTCAACATATTCCAG CACATTGGCCTCCCCATGTTCGCGGCCGACCGCAAACCCAAGCGGATCCACCTCATGAGCCTGGGTGTCCTCAACCTGCCCCGCAACCCCCTCCTCGACTGGTCCTTCGGCCACTCGCTCATCAGCTGCCATGTGGAGCACCACCTCTTCCCCAGCCTCTCTGACAACATGTGCCTGAAG ATCAAACCCATCGTCTCCCAGTACCTGAAGCAAAAGAAGCTGCCCTACAATGAGGACACCtacagctccaggctctggctcTTCCTCCAGAGATACGAGGAGCTGATGGTCCATGCTCCCCCCATAACGGAGCTGGTGGGCATCCAGTGA